The sequence below is a genomic window from Streptomyces sp. B21-105.
GATTCGGTGACTTTCTTCCGTCCACACCCTGGGGACCGCGAAGTTGTCCAGACTGTGTCCACAGGCGGACGAGGTGCGGGAGGATCTCTCCAGGTCACTTGGCTGTGGATTCGTGGACGAAGAATGTCCACAGGCTGTGGACAAAGAAATGATCCACAGCCTGTGCACGGAGTTGTCCACCGACTACCCACAGGCTGCGGCCAGTTGTCCCCAGCGATCTTCGACTTCTCCACACCTCTGTCCACTGTTCGGCAACTCGCCGCGCCTCCTCACCGGGTCGAGTGAAAGGCGTCACACGAAGGTGCCGGAGCGCCCTGTGGGAAACGAGGCCAAACCTGGGGACGCAGCTGGGGAGAACTCGCCCCACCCTGTGGACGGTGTGTGCAGAACTTTCCGTTCTCCACAGAAGACCCGAGTTGTCCACCGGCTCCACCCACAGGGTCGGTGGACAAAATATCGCCCCTGAGCTGCGAAAACGCAGTTATCCACTGTATCCACAGCCCCTACTACTACTCCCGACTAGAGAGAGCGAGGAATCCGTTTAGAAGGGGGTCCTGTGCACAACTCGCTCTCCGGTGCCCGGCTACCCCTCGTCACGACTTGACCCCGAGGGGCACCTACTGTCAGTGCGGTGCGTCAGACTGGTCCCCGGTGGTCCTGCCCCGCACCGGGGCCGACCACACCGAGACAGCGACGGAAGCCAGGCAGGGCGAGAAGCGCCGGCAACAGCAGGAGGCGGCAAGAGTGAAGATCCGGGTGGAACGCGACGTACTCGCGGAGGCCGTGGCCTGGGCGGCGCGCAGCCTCCCGGCCCGCCCGCCGGCGCCGGTCCTCGCCGGCCTGCTGCTGAAGGCGGAGGACGGGCAGCTGAGCCTGTCCAGCTTCGACTACGAGGTCTCCGCCCGGGTCTCGGTGGACGCCGAGACCGAGGAGGAGGGCACGGTCCTCGTCTCAGGCCGGCTCCTCGCCGACATCTGCCGCGCCCTGCCCAACCGCCCGGTGGAGATCTCCACAGACGGTGTACGGGCGACGGTGGTCTGCGGTTCCTCGCGGTTCACCCTGCACACGCTGCCGGTGGAGGAGTACCCCTCCCTGCCGCAGATGCCGAACGCGACGGGCACGGTGCCCGGCGAGGTCTTCGCCTCCGCGGCCGCCCAGGTCGCCATCGCCGCCGGGCGCGACGACACGCTGCCGGTGCTGACCGGCGTGCGCATCGAGATCGAGGGCGACACCGTCACGCTGGCCTCCACCGACCGCTACCGCTTCGCCGTCCGTGAGTTCCTGTGGAAGCCGGAGAACCCCGAGGCCTCCGCGGTCGCCCTGGTGCCCGCCAAGACGCTCCTGGACACCGCCAAGGCCCTCACGAGCGGCGACAGCGTCACCCTGGCGCTGTCGGGCGGCGGCTCCGGCGAGGGCCTGATCGGCTTCGAGGGCGCGGGCCGACGCACCACGACCCGCCTGCTGGAGGGCGACCTCCCGAAGTACCGCACGCTGTTCCCGACCGAGTTCAACTCCGTCGCCGTGATCGAGACCGCCCCCTTCGTGGAGGCCGTCAAGCGCGTGGCGCTGGTCGCGGAGCGCAACACCCCGGTGCGGCTCAGCTTCGAGCAGGGCGTGCTCATCCTGGAGGCCGGTTCCAGCGACGACGCACAGGCTGTGGAGCGGGTCGACGCCCAGCTCGAGGGCGACGACATCTCGATCGCCTTCAACCCGACCTTCCTGCTGGACGGCCTCAGCGCCATCGACTCCCCGGTCGCCCAGCTGTCCTTCACGACGTCCACCAAGCCCGCGCTGCTCAGCGGCAAGCCCGCGCTGGACGCGGAGGCGGACGACGCCTACAAGTACCTGATCATGCCCGTGCGGCTGAGCGGCTGAGCGGCCGTCCGGTCGGCGGCGCGGTCGCCCGAGGTCGTCCACAGGCTGTGGCCGAACGGTCTCCGGACTGTGGACGAAGCCGCAGGTGAGCGGCGAGATGGGTGGTACGTCTGAGCGCGTATGCCCACAGGTGTGCGTGAGGGTCCGGGTTTAGGCTCGGACTGGGCACGAGGTGCCTCACACGCCACACAGCGACCTAAGGAACAACTGATGGAGCTCGGTCTCGTCGGCCTCGGCAAGATGGGCGGCAACATGCGCGAGCGGATCCGCCGCGCCGGCCACACCGTCGTCGGATTCGACCGCAACCCGGACCTTGCCGACGTCCACAGCCTCGAAGAGCTGGTGGGCAGGCTCACGGGCCCGCGCGTGGTCTGGGTGATGGTTCCGGCCGGCGCCGCCACCCAGTCGACCGTCGACACGCTCGCCGAGCTGCTGGAGCCCGGCGACGTCGTCGTGGACGGCGGCAACTCCCGCTGGACGGACGACGAGAAGCACGCCGAGGAGCTCGCCGCCAAGGGCATCGGGTTCGTCGACTGCGGTGTCTCCGGCGGCGTCTGGGGCCTGGAGAACGGCTACGCGCTCATGTACGGCGGCGACGCGGAGAACGTCGCCAAGGTGCAGCCGGTCTTCGACGCGCTCAAGCCCGAGGGCGACTTCGGCGCGGTGCACGCCGGCAAGGTCGGCGCCGGGCACTTCGCCAAGATGGTCCACAACGGCATCGAGTACGCCATGATGCAGGCCTACGCCGAGGGCTGGGAGCTGCTCGAGAAGGTCGACTCGGTCACGGACGTGCGCGAGGTCTTCCGGTCCTGGCAGGAGGGCACCGTCATCCGCTCCTGGCTGCTCGACCTGGCCGTCAACGCCCTCGACGAGGACGAGCAC
It includes:
- the dnaN gene encoding DNA polymerase III subunit beta, with translation MKIRVERDVLAEAVAWAARSLPARPPAPVLAGLLLKAEDGQLSLSSFDYEVSARVSVDAETEEEGTVLVSGRLLADICRALPNRPVEISTDGVRATVVCGSSRFTLHTLPVEEYPSLPQMPNATGTVPGEVFASAAAQVAIAAGRDDTLPVLTGVRIEIEGDTVTLASTDRYRFAVREFLWKPENPEASAVALVPAKTLLDTAKALTSGDSVTLALSGGGSGEGLIGFEGAGRRTTTRLLEGDLPKYRTLFPTEFNSVAVIETAPFVEAVKRVALVAERNTPVRLSFEQGVLILEAGSSDDAQAVERVDAQLEGDDISIAFNPTFLLDGLSAIDSPVAQLSFTTSTKPALLSGKPALDAEADDAYKYLIMPVRLSG
- the gnd gene encoding phosphogluconate dehydrogenase (NAD(+)-dependent, decarboxylating): MELGLVGLGKMGGNMRERIRRAGHTVVGFDRNPDLADVHSLEELVGRLTGPRVVWVMVPAGAATQSTVDTLAELLEPGDVVVDGGNSRWTDDEKHAEELAAKGIGFVDCGVSGGVWGLENGYALMYGGDAENVAKVQPVFDALKPEGDFGAVHAGKVGAGHFAKMVHNGIEYAMMQAYAEGWELLEKVDSVTDVREVFRSWQEGTVIRSWLLDLAVNALDEDEHLDKLRGFAQDSGEGRWTVEAAIDNAVPLPAITASLFARFASRQDDSPQMKMIAALRNQFGGHAVEKK